One window of the Leptospira koniambonensis genome contains the following:
- a CDS encoding DUF4405 domain-containing protein: MKLKKEFVTPYLVFIFLIVGATGVLMFFHLLDDYTKVVHEFLGISFVLFAIFHIRMNWSSIKNYAKKKQLLLPSIAILIISIAFIVGGKMHGNLEHDILEKVLRSPVSDSFKLINGNYQQAEEILKKNHIIIDDPSKSLEEISIHNKKSPEEIVELILK; encoded by the coding sequence ATGAAACTCAAAAAAGAATTCGTTACACCTTACTTAGTTTTTATATTCCTTATTGTCGGGGCCACAGGTGTCTTGATGTTCTTTCATCTATTGGATGATTATACAAAAGTTGTTCATGAATTTCTGGGCATAAGTTTCGTTTTGTTCGCGATCTTTCATATACGAATGAATTGGAGCAGTATCAAAAATTATGCAAAGAAGAAACAACTTCTTCTTCCGAGTATTGCAATTCTTATCATTTCAATCGCATTTATCGTTGGCGGAAAAATGCATGGGAACCTGGAACATGATATTTTGGAGAAGGTATTAAGATCTCCTGTTTCAGATTCTTTTAAACTCATCAATGGGAACTATCAACAAGCGGAAGAGATTTTAAAAAAGAATCATATTATCATAGATGATCCTTCTAAATCTTTGGAAGAGATCAGCATTCATAATAAAAAATCTCCAGAAGAAATTGTAGAATTGATTTTGAAGTGA
- a CDS encoding LBF_2804 family protein, whose protein sequence is MNVRAESYSDYKPGVLEKWGIKILQNYVNGEKEEEKTFGPSPDFFPKSNKVIRWASFLGLQIGFWTTYFIILVEKLFPESPETFSPEFIEKWSYAGAALALGTVIEFYLLYKLGLWAAYKLTKLSGIQLEEDPDLVTGNANLLSRMALEIPDPDLKLLGIDPLRLTDKRSLLIRTFFYKTKVLLSNLIAKIVLRKILARNSLRVYADYIAAPITAIWDGVVMYLILKELRIRLLSRIIAKEVTDEILKNRDKLSKEGKIAFLAAVGNSVVFTQIFHPNLEYMLIKMHKGFGLSSHDGSLDDLDTFGSLVSQLSKEEKKACLRLLCIACSFDGKLSSFETKHIKRILREEAEESLDSIRILSEYIRKGNLEACRERSRLFS, encoded by the coding sequence ATGAATGTAAGGGCCGAATCTTATTCAGATTATAAACCAGGTGTTTTAGAAAAATGGGGCATCAAAATTCTCCAGAATTATGTCAATGGGGAGAAGGAAGAAGAGAAAACTTTTGGACCAAGCCCTGACTTCTTTCCCAAAAGTAATAAGGTCATACGTTGGGCTTCCTTCTTAGGATTGCAGATCGGATTCTGGACTACTTATTTTATAATCTTAGTAGAGAAACTTTTTCCAGAATCACCTGAAACATTCTCCCCTGAGTTTATAGAAAAATGGAGTTATGCAGGAGCGGCGCTTGCTCTAGGAACAGTCATAGAATTTTATCTACTCTATAAATTAGGATTATGGGCCGCGTATAAACTTACAAAACTTTCAGGCATTCAATTGGAAGAAGATCCAGACCTTGTCACTGGAAACGCAAATCTACTTTCTAGAATGGCATTGGAAATTCCAGACCCCGATCTAAAACTATTAGGAATAGATCCACTACGACTTACTGACAAAAGAAGTTTGCTTATAAGAACATTCTTTTATAAGACAAAGGTTTTACTTTCTAACTTGATCGCAAAGATCGTATTACGAAAAATTTTAGCGAGAAACTCTCTAAGAGTTTATGCAGATTATATCGCTGCCCCCATCACAGCGATTTGGGATGGAGTAGTAATGTATCTGATCTTAAAAGAACTTAGGATCAGATTACTTTCTCGGATCATAGCAAAAGAAGTTACAGACGAGATACTAAAAAATAGGGATAAACTAAGCAAAGAGGGAAAAATCGCATTCTTAGCCGCTGTTGGAAACTCAGTAGTATTCACCCAAATATTCCATCCTAATTTGGAATACATGCTGATCAAAATGCATAAAGGATTCGGTTTGAGTTCTCACGATGGATCCTTAGATGATCTAGATACATTCGGAAGTTTGGTCTCCCAATTATCTAAGGAAGAAAAGAAAGCCTGCTTGAGATTATTATGTATCGCTTGCTCCTTCGATGGAAAACTATCATCGTTCGAAACAAAACATATTAAACGAATTCTTAGAGAAGAAGCAGAAGAGAGTTTAGACTCAATTCGAATTCTTTCAGAGTATATCCGAAAAGGAAATTTAGAAGCTTGCAGAGAAAGGAGTCGCCTATTTTCCTAG
- a CDS encoding transglutaminase-like domain-containing protein, with amino-acid sequence MQFSDSFFGTVPFPPDKIEDKFYQLEFSSLQDKSRIIKEIASMIPWQVRVQEIADELKDPTLRVFARSVSAEVHSERISYRYSILAEKGHPNHYDDLEEGVFLLSSVIDSDLSYLEFRTYLDKIAIRVEELVDLNEDLASDEVKVHFLTRVLSQEEGFGGNHDQYEDPNNSYLHKVFSSKKGIPISLSVIYLLVAHRLELPLYGVNMPLHFLLHFESSEFQTYIDSYHGGVMLDRSTCIRFLKANGFQAHERYFTHASSLTILKRMFRNLIHIYRKKEDRDMEKILSRHLLALDNKWKP; translated from the coding sequence ATGCAATTCTCCGATTCTTTCTTCGGCACAGTTCCTTTTCCCCCGGACAAGATCGAGGACAAGTTTTATCAGTTAGAGTTTTCTTCTCTTCAAGATAAATCTAGGATCATAAAAGAGATCGCTAGTATGATCCCTTGGCAAGTTAGAGTCCAAGAAATTGCAGACGAACTAAAAGATCCAACTCTTAGAGTTTTTGCACGTTCAGTAAGTGCTGAAGTTCATTCAGAAAGGATTAGTTATCGTTATTCTATCTTAGCGGAGAAGGGCCATCCAAATCATTATGACGATTTGGAAGAAGGTGTGTTCCTTCTTTCTTCAGTGATTGATTCAGATCTTTCTTATTTGGAATTCAGAACGTACTTAGATAAGATCGCAATTCGTGTAGAAGAGTTAGTAGATCTGAATGAAGATCTCGCTTCTGACGAAGTCAAAGTGCATTTTTTAACCAGAGTCCTCTCCCAGGAAGAAGGTTTCGGCGGAAACCATGACCAATATGAGGACCCGAATAATTCTTATCTTCACAAGGTATTCTCTTCTAAAAAAGGGATACCAATCTCACTTTCTGTTATTTATTTGTTAGTGGCTCATAGATTAGAGCTCCCCTTATATGGGGTGAATATGCCTTTGCATTTTCTATTACATTTTGAATCTTCCGAATTCCAAACGTATATAGATTCGTATCATGGTGGTGTGATGTTGGATCGTTCTACCTGCATTCGTTTTCTAAAAGCAAATGGATTCCAGGCTCATGAAAGATATTTCACTCATGCAAGCAGTTTGACAATTCTCAAAAGAATGTTCCGTAACCTAATTCATATCTATCGCAAAAAAGAGGACAGAGATATGGAAAAGATCCTTTCCCGTCATCTTCTTGCCCTTGACAATAAATGGAAACCTTGA
- a CDS encoding LIC10920 family plasminogen-binding lipoprotein: MAFSKPFISKLFPAFVGLIATVAVLVSCNTGDTNKVDLTVTGTDGSTFPIQGEVDKDKTSNCGTATPYSSSGTGTTTGTTTGSTGSTTNLFTINSRMYFTTGAFVTLKFVYDATQNQGTVDAQQGFSFSGLPALGISPVVANYGKIFWGGSGVPVDTGTSSTQALSYLTVTLDLVGNKVTTGSAGLALTQCYTTDFINCTSATSSSMCYTQDGLKCYNTNTASGPTVSIKGDINCTSNAIPSGSSTTGQ; encoded by the coding sequence ATGGCGTTCTCCAAACCGTTTATTTCCAAATTATTCCCTGCATTTGTCGGCCTAATCGCCACGGTCGCGGTGCTCGTGTCTTGTAATACTGGTGATACTAATAAAGTAGATCTTACCGTAACAGGAACCGATGGCTCTACCTTCCCTATCCAGGGAGAAGTTGATAAGGATAAAACCTCCAATTGTGGAACAGCAACTCCTTACTCTAGTTCCGGAACCGGAACAACGACAGGAACCACCACCGGAAGTACAGGCTCCACTACGAATTTATTTACAATCAACTCCAGGATGTATTTTACTACGGGAGCATTCGTAACTTTAAAATTCGTTTATGATGCTACTCAAAACCAAGGAACTGTAGATGCTCAGCAAGGATTTTCCTTCTCTGGTCTTCCGGCTCTGGGAATTTCACCAGTAGTAGCAAACTATGGAAAAATTTTCTGGGGAGGAAGCGGAGTGCCAGTGGATACTGGAACTTCGAGTACACAGGCTCTTTCCTATTTAACAGTTACTCTGGACTTAGTAGGAAATAAAGTAACAACAGGATCAGCTGGTCTTGCTTTGACACAATGTTATACTACAGACTTTATCAACTGTACTTCTGCTACTTCTTCCAGTATGTGTTATACACAAGATGGTTTAAAATGTTATAATACGAATACTGCAAGTGGTCCTACTGTTTCTATCAAAGGTGATATTAACTGTACAAGTAACGCGATCCCTTCTGGTTCTTCAACTACCGGTCAGTAA
- a CDS encoding ribonuclease H-like domain-containing protein, whose translation MLEHTFCHLPGIDVIEEGKLWDQGILHWNEFREVLKEKVKSPSDMHSRLLLDSLDFSRKEMDRKNWDYFFFALPSQQKWRLFPIIRENLLYLDIETSGLGSGDFVTVVGTYDGKDFKTYLRGRNMDDFPEELSSSHVFVTYNGAAFDVPFLEREFSKKFKNRHLDLMYILRSLGIKGGLKGCEKALGIKRDLPYEVNGADAVRLWWQYVQYDDQDALDLLLKYNKEDVVNLELLFIKAYNLKIKETRFFGEVIPES comes from the coding sequence TTGTTAGAACATACATTCTGCCATCTCCCTGGTATCGATGTGATCGAAGAAGGGAAACTCTGGGACCAAGGAATTCTTCATTGGAACGAATTCAGAGAAGTATTAAAAGAAAAAGTAAAGTCCCCATCCGACATGCATTCCAGATTACTTTTGGACTCTTTGGATTTTTCCAGAAAGGAAATGGATAGAAAGAACTGGGATTATTTTTTCTTCGCCCTACCCAGCCAACAAAAATGGAGACTATTCCCAATTATCAGAGAAAATCTTCTCTATTTAGATATTGAAACTTCCGGTTTAGGAAGTGGTGATTTTGTAACTGTTGTAGGAACTTACGACGGTAAAGATTTTAAAACTTATCTGAGAGGAAGGAATATGGATGATTTCCCGGAAGAACTTTCTTCTTCTCATGTTTTTGTAACTTATAATGGTGCAGCATTCGATGTTCCTTTTTTAGAAAGAGAATTCAGTAAAAAATTTAAGAACCGTCATTTGGATCTGATGTATATCCTGAGGAGTCTCGGGATCAAAGGTGGTTTGAAAGGTTGTGAGAAGGCTCTCGGTATAAAAAGAGATCTTCCTTACGAAGTCAACGGCGCTGATGCAGTTCGATTATGGTGGCAGTACGTTCAGTACGATGACCAAGACGCATTGGATCTTCTTTTAAAATATAATAAAGAAGATGTGGTTAACCTAGAACTTTTGTTTATCAAAGCGTATAACTTAAAAATCAAGGAAACACGCTTTTTTGGGGAAGTGATCCCAGAGAGTTAA
- a CDS encoding transketolase, which translates to MEDTKEIKIFANNIRKNVIKMVTAAKSGHPGGPLGLADIYAVLYKKVLNHKPSDPDWEDRDRLILSNGHVCAVRYAAMAQAGFFPESELLTFRNINSKLQGHPSTRYLKGIESSSGSLGQGLSVSVGIALGARLSKKDYKVYACISDGECGEGMTWEAAQSAAHYKTDNLIAFMDKNGIQIDGFTKDVMNLEPLNKKFAAFGWNVLEADGHNIESIISAFEKAKAHKGSPTIILFETVLGKGVSFMENNPGWHGTPPNAEQEKKALEELEQVTA; encoded by the coding sequence GTGGAAGACACCAAAGAAATCAAAATATTCGCTAATAATATCCGCAAAAATGTGATCAAAATGGTCACTGCGGCAAAATCCGGTCACCCGGGAGGTCCTCTCGGACTTGCGGATATTTACGCAGTATTATACAAAAAGGTCCTAAATCATAAACCTAGTGATCCGGATTGGGAAGATAGAGACAGACTTATCCTTTCTAACGGTCACGTATGCGCAGTACGTTATGCTGCCATGGCTCAAGCTGGATTTTTTCCTGAGTCTGAACTTCTTACCTTTAGGAACATAAACTCTAAATTACAGGGACATCCTTCTACCCGTTATTTAAAAGGGATCGAAAGTTCTTCCGGATCTTTGGGTCAGGGACTTTCTGTTTCCGTTGGGATCGCTTTAGGTGCAAGACTTTCTAAAAAAGACTACAAAGTATATGCATGTATCTCTGACGGAGAATGTGGAGAAGGTATGACCTGGGAAGCGGCACAATCAGCTGCTCATTATAAAACTGATAACCTGATTGCGTTTATGGATAAGAACGGGATCCAAATCGACGGATTCACTAAAGATGTAATGAATCTGGAACCTCTAAACAAAAAGTTTGCTGCGTTCGGATGGAATGTATTAGAAGCAGATGGTCATAATATCGAGTCCATTATCTCTGCTTTCGAGAAGGCAAAAGCTCATAAAGGTTCTCCTACAATTATTCTTTTCGAAACTGTACTCGGAAAAGGTGTCTCCTTCATGGAAAATAATCCAGGATGGCATGGAACTCCTCCAAATGCAGAACAAGAAAAGAAAGCATTAGAAGAATTAGAGCAAGTAACTGCTTAA
- a CDS encoding amidohydrolase family protein yields MNLYSLIKTYKQSKYYALNAITIAVIAAACFLIDCKKFSASEDQTIAIINANIFDGEELIKDHTLIIQGNRIHSIGGDIPTGARIVDAEGGMLMPGLIDSHVHTDIDGLRDALLFGVTTELEMTGQWMFWERWQLANRNDIADMRSAGMGITPPGGHPTQYMQLSSNWFLKTFYRYPFVSTPEEAIEFVDKQVEGGSDFIKIIIEDGDTVGTPGLPVIDDATLVASVKAAHRRGKMAIAHVTSLAGGRRAISAGVDGLAHMFFDEKPDKEMIAAIKSSGAFIVPTLTTLSTAFGNSPHALLSDKRVSSKLSKEWLEALSKNMNVYPKGRLEDSFESVLVLHKAGVDILAGSDVSEPIANLGGLVHGASLHHELQLLVAAGFKPIEAMRAATSVPAKRFSLDDRGRIFPGARADLVLVDGNPLQDISNTLSIRTVWRAGAEQ; encoded by the coding sequence ATGAACTTATATAGCTTGATTAAAACTTATAAACAGTCCAAATATTATGCTCTAAATGCAATTACAATCGCTGTAATAGCTGCCGCTTGCTTTTTGATTGACTGCAAAAAATTTTCGGCTTCGGAAGATCAAACGATCGCAATCATCAATGCGAATATCTTCGACGGAGAAGAGTTAATTAAAGATCATACTCTTATCATCCAAGGGAATCGTATTCATTCTATCGGTGGAGATATTCCTACGGGTGCAAGGATTGTAGATGCTGAGGGCGGTATGTTAATGCCGGGCCTGATAGATTCTCATGTTCATACGGATATTGATGGTTTACGTGATGCGCTTCTGTTTGGAGTTACTACTGAACTTGAAATGACAGGGCAATGGATGTTTTGGGAACGTTGGCAACTTGCAAATCGAAATGATATTGCGGATATGCGTTCTGCAGGTATGGGAATCACTCCTCCTGGTGGACATCCAACACAATACATGCAGTTAAGCAGTAACTGGTTTTTAAAGACTTTTTATCGTTATCCATTCGTTTCCACTCCAGAAGAAGCGATCGAGTTTGTAGACAAACAAGTGGAAGGAGGTTCCGACTTCATTAAGATCATTATAGAAGATGGAGACACAGTCGGCACACCGGGACTTCCCGTAATTGATGATGCTACCCTAGTCGCTTCCGTGAAAGCAGCTCATCGTAGAGGAAAGATGGCAATCGCTCATGTTACTTCTCTTGCAGGAGGACGAAGAGCGATTTCTGCAGGAGTAGATGGGCTCGCTCATATGTTTTTTGATGAAAAACCTGACAAAGAAATGATTGCAGCAATCAAGTCTTCCGGTGCTTTTATTGTGCCAACATTAACTACACTCTCTACAGCTTTTGGAAATAGTCCTCACGCATTACTTTCAGATAAACGTGTTAGTTCCAAGCTAAGCAAAGAATGGTTAGAAGCTCTTTCCAAAAATATGAATGTTTATCCTAAAGGAAGATTAGAAGATTCTTTTGAAAGTGTATTAGTTCTTCATAAAGCTGGTGTGGACATATTAGCAGGAAGTGATGTTTCTGAACCGATCGCAAATCTTGGAGGACTTGTTCATGGTGCAAGTCTTCATCATGAATTGCAATTATTGGTAGCGGCGGGATTTAAACCTATTGAAGCAATGCGTGCCGCTACTTCTGTTCCCGCCAAAAGATTTAGTTTAGATGATCGTGGTAGAATTTTTCCAGGAGCAAGAGCGGATCTAGTGTTGGTGGATGGAAATCCGCTTCAAGATATTTCGAATACTTTATCGATTCGTACAGTTTGGCGTGCAGGTGCCGAGCAGTAA
- a CDS encoding polyprenyl synthetase family protein codes for MKAKGLKDLLVRKFDKKLKDIIDEDLRILAEIKEYTIRSGGKRIRPILHYCLCKILGYKGDKYSDVGAIAELIHAASLLHDDVVDEAQTRRGMPSVPSKFGNKTSILAGDYLLACGIDHLNSLGSPDLMDLFTTVIKDLSISELIQMEWEKNPKITLDIYNKVVYGKTASLFGAVSEAAGILVEAPKKTRKKLHEFGIRLGSLFQKQDDAIDYFQAGDQTGKIPLKDFRNGLYTYPILKLLEIADKNDKKLAHSLFAKEERNSDDDLVILSLLNRYNIRKSLNEEFVSDVEGLLNFLKSYPESNEGNLVKEQFRKLMEV; via the coding sequence GTGAAAGCAAAAGGATTGAAAGATCTATTAGTCCGTAAGTTCGATAAAAAACTAAAAGATATCATAGACGAAGATCTACGTATTCTGGCCGAGATCAAAGAATATACGATCCGGTCCGGCGGAAAAAGAATACGTCCTATTCTACATTATTGCCTTTGTAAGATCCTTGGTTATAAGGGAGATAAATACTCAGACGTAGGTGCGATCGCGGAGCTTATCCATGCGGCTAGCCTTCTTCATGACGACGTGGTAGACGAGGCTCAGACAAGAAGAGGAATGCCAAGTGTTCCTTCTAAATTTGGGAATAAAACTTCGATCTTAGCGGGAGATTATCTTCTCGCATGCGGGATTGATCATCTTAACAGCTTGGGTTCTCCGGATTTGATGGATCTTTTCACAACTGTGATCAAAGATCTTTCCATTAGCGAACTCATTCAGATGGAATGGGAAAAAAATCCCAAAATTACATTAGACATCTATAATAAAGTGGTCTACGGAAAAACTGCATCCTTATTCGGAGCTGTATCAGAAGCAGCAGGAATATTGGTAGAAGCTCCCAAGAAGACCAGGAAAAAACTTCATGAGTTTGGGATCCGTTTAGGTTCTTTATTCCAGAAACAAGATGATGCTATCGATTATTTCCAAGCTGGAGATCAAACTGGAAAAATCCCTCTAAAAGATTTTCGCAATGGTCTATATACGTATCCGATCTTAAAACTGCTGGAAATTGCAGATAAGAACGACAAAAAGCTGGCTCATTCCTTATTCGCTAAGGAAGAAAGAAATTCGGATGATGATCTGGTCATTCTATCCTTACTAAACAGATATAATATTCGAAAAAGTCTGAACGAAGAATTCGTATCAGATGTAGAAGGTCTCTTAAACTTCTTAAAATCTTATCCTGAGTCCAACGAAGGAAATTTGGTTAAAGAACAATTCCGCAAATTAATGGAAGTTTGA
- a CDS encoding MBL fold metallo-hydrolase, which produces MKIYHYDSIPDVKEIGDGIFKTEIPQPFYAPNNIYILPDGEPALIDSGYLANLGMLQRALRKIGLSLNKIKHIFYTHNHLDHLSAVLTIRYYTDAKLYAMKGMASGIGNYLEHVEMFNRASKRLVYKGHRVPEDRKKELARIEEGNLNLRNTLSRGTRIDPILKFDIELEEGDVIHAGGRDIGFLHTPGHNLWHLTPYILEENIFFTGDLVLQNISSIYAEIDGNLEDYYRSLERISKMSIRRLLPAHGPEPESPQKAIKLLHKTLQILERGVIRRLKEKEYDLSSLTLEAMGEKVANSGYYNTAMAILHSMVRKFIDKGWVEIIETEPPYETYRWIAESESQS; this is translated from the coding sequence TTGAAAATTTATCACTACGACTCAATTCCAGACGTAAAAGAAATCGGGGACGGAATTTTTAAAACAGAGATCCCTCAGCCGTTTTATGCACCCAATAATATTTATATTCTTCCTGATGGAGAGCCTGCGCTTATAGATTCAGGTTATCTCGCTAATTTGGGGATGCTCCAAAGGGCACTCCGAAAGATCGGACTTAGCTTAAATAAGATCAAACATATCTTCTACACTCATAATCATTTGGATCATCTTAGTGCTGTTCTCACGATCCGTTATTATACAGACGCAAAACTTTATGCAATGAAAGGAATGGCTTCTGGAATTGGGAATTATTTGGAACATGTGGAAATGTTCAATAGAGCATCCAAACGTCTGGTATACAAAGGCCATAGAGTTCCGGAAGATCGCAAAAAAGAATTAGCAAGGATAGAAGAAGGAAATCTAAACTTAAGAAATACATTAAGTAGAGGAACTCGTATTGATCCTATTTTAAAATTCGATATAGAATTAGAAGAAGGAGACGTGATCCATGCCGGTGGAAGAGATATCGGATTTTTACATACCCCAGGCCATAATCTTTGGCATCTCACTCCTTATATCTTAGAAGAGAATATATTTTTCACAGGTGATCTTGTATTACAAAACATCTCTTCCATTTATGCGGAGATAGATGGAAACCTCGAGGATTATTATCGTTCTTTAGAAAGAATTTCCAAGATGAGTATTCGCAGATTATTGCCAGCTCATGGACCGGAGCCTGAATCTCCTCAAAAGGCAATTAAACTTCTTCACAAAACATTACAGATCTTGGAAAGAGGTGTGATCCGCAGACTTAAGGAAAAAGAATACGATCTTTCTTCCTTAACTTTGGAGGCAATGGGGGAGAAGGTTGCTAATTCAGGATATTATAATACTGCGATGGCGATCTTACATTCTATGGTTCGTAAGTTTATAGACAAAGGCTGGGTGGAAATTATAGAAACAGAACCGCCTTACGAAACTTACCGCTGGATAGCTGAATCAGAGTCGCAGAGTTAA